The DNA sequence ATCAAGGACGAAAGCAAAGTCAAAGTGACATTCCAGAAAGCAGAGAATGACGCCGGGGAGAACTTCAGCACCAGCCATGCAGACATTTACCATGCCGTTTATTATGTGGAGCCAGTCAACCAGAACCACCCGGTTTATCAGATTGGGAGAAACCTGATCGTAAAAGAGCCTGTGACAGCAGCTCAGAGTGAACTGCAGACAGAACAGGCAGTTACCGAAGAGGATACAGGTTCTGATGATGAGGAAGCTGCCTCGCAGGAAGAAACTGAGACAGTGCCTGTAGAGACAGAAATTGTTGAGCCGGAGACAGCTGAATCTGAAACAGAAGAACCGGAAGAAACAGAACCCGAATTTCAGGGTGGACTTTCTGAATCTGAGTTTGATGCCGCATTAGAGGAAGCCGAAACAGAAAATACAACCGATAAAGAATCCGGGCTGACACTCAGCGATGTTCTGGAGCAGGCAGGGGAACAGGATATTGACCTTATGGCAATGGAAGATGGGGAAACCGTTTCTTTCACCGCAGTCAATACCAGTACAAGAGCAACACAGGATGTAGATGTGACAAGAGGGACTGCATACTATTATGCAGACTACGGTCTGGGTTCTTATGTAACCTATAAATATACCGTAAAATTTGGAAACGTGTCTGCAACTGCCTACTGTGTGCAGCCGTCAAAAGCAGGACCTGGGGATGGTGTTTATAAGATCACCAAACTGGGTGACAGCAAAGCACTGGCAAAAGTATGCTACTACGGCACAAAAGCATCCGGCGAAAATGGATTTTTCTCAGAGAAACATCCTGATTTTTCCGCTGGAAAACAGTTTATCATTGTCCATCTGGCTGCGTCTTATGCCAATAACAGTAGTGACGCTTTTTCCGGTACGAATGCAACCGGACAGGCTCTGGCAATGGAACTCTACAATTATTGCATGAGCCAGCCGGAGATACCGGAAGTGGACATGAGTTTCTCCAATGCAGATGTTACCGCATATATCAGCGGCAACAGCCAGAGAACAGAAGAGATCACCTTTAAGGCATCCGAACTGCAGACCATCACCATGAAACTGCCTTCCGGTGTCAAACTGCATAATGTGACAACGGGAAAAACAAGCAGTGCAGGTGCATCCGTGGAGATCTGCGGCGGTACCAAATTCTACTTATCTGCACCGCTGACACAGGCAGTGGATGTCAAAGGGGAATGGTCTGTTACCATGAAGGGAAGCATCATCAAAGACTATTCCGCTTACAAGATCACAACCGGAAGCGAGACACAGGACCTTGCCCTGGTATTTGGCGAGGGCGTGACCGATGAGAAGTATGTAGATTTTAAAGTGTCATGGGTAAAACAGGCAACTCTAGAGATCGTAAAGAAGGACCGCAAGAGCAACAAAGCCATCGCAGGTGCAGTTTATGGCGTTTACAGTGACAAGGATGGAAAGAACTTGATCACAAAGATGCCGGCCACAGATGCCAACGGAGCTTCCAGCGTTACGATCACCAAAACACAGGATACCGTATACCTGAAAGAGATCTCCGTACCAAACGGATATCTGCTGGATACCAAAGCCTACGATGTGAAACTGGTCATCGGAGATACTGTAAAACAAACCGTTACCGATGCAGAGCAGATGGCAAGCCTGACTGTTTATAAATTAGGAGAAGTCCTGACCGGAGCAAAGGTAACTGATGATGGTGTTTCCTTTGTTTATACCGAGCAGAAACAGAAGAGTGCGGTTTACAATGTTTATGCCGCAGCGGATATTGTATCCGCAGACGGAACCGTCATTTATAAAAAAGACGCACTGGTCAAAGCCGGACTTACTACCGGGGATGACGGAAGTGTCACACTGGATAATCTATATCTGGGAAAATATGTGGTAAAAGAAATGCAGGCACCACAAAATCTGGTATGCACAGGCGAAAGCCAGGAAATCACCCTTTCCTATGCCGGAAGCAATGTGGAGAAGGTCATGGGAAGCGTGACATTCAAAAATGACCGCCAAAAAGCAAGCGTAAGCGTATACAAACAGGATAAGGAAACCAGGAAATACCTTCCGGGCGGCACTTATGGCCTGTATGCCGGAAACGACATCAAAGCAGCGGACGGAACCGTTGTGGTCAAAAAAGATACCCTCATTGAGAAGGTAGTGACCGGAACAGACGGAAAAGCCGTATATCAGGCAGACCTGCCGATCGCTAACAGCTACTACATGAAAGAGGTTTCTGCACCGGCCGGATATACCAGAAACAGTGAGGATGTGTACTCTTTTACGTTCCAGTACACCACAGACAAAGAGGCAACCGTTTCTTTCAGCCACACGTTCCAGAACGAGCGTGTCAATGCGAAGATCAAACTGGTAAAAGAGGATTCCGAAACCGGAAAGACCGCACAGGGAGATGCAACCCTTGAGGGTGCGGTTTACGGACTGTATGCCCGTGAGGATATCGTTCATCCGGATGGACAGACAGGTGTCCTTTACCCGGCAGGAACGCAGATTGCAACCCTGACTACGGATACAGAGGGAAATGCAGAAATCGCAGACCTCTATCTCGGAAAGTATTACGTGAAAGAATTGACGCCGCCTGTTGGATATCTGGCAGACCCGGAAGAACATGATCTGGAGTGTAATGACGAGGGAGATCTGGTTCAGACGGTAGAACGTACCGCAACTTCTCTGGAAGATGTGATCAAACAGCCGTTCCAGGTCATTAAAGCAGCCAACAATGGTAAGACCGATGCCGATCTGTTAAAAGGTGTGGGATTCAGTGCATATCTGGAGAGCAGCCTGAAGAAAAATAAGGACGGTTCCTATGACTTTGCATCTGCAACTCCGGTTGTACTGACCGCAGACGGACAGACAGAAATGTTCACGGATGAGCGTGGATATGCATGCTCCATTCCGCTTGCATACGGAACCTACATTGTAAGGGAGACCACCACACCGCACAACTTCAAACCAGTCGATGACTTTAAGGTTGTGATCTCGGAAAACAATCCGGATCAGCCGCAGGTATGGCGTGTGCTTCTGGACGAAGAGTTTGAAGCAAAATTAAAGATCGTCAAAAAAGATGACGAGACAAAGAAATCTGTCCTGGTTCCGAATACTGAGTTTAAAGTATACGATCTGGATAACAAGAAATATGTGGAACAGGTGACCACCTACCCATCTACTATGGTACATAAATCTTATTTTACGGATGAGAATGGATACCTGATCCTGCCACAGAATCTGGCTTGTGGAAATTACCGCATCGAAGAAGTGACTGCACCGG is a window from the Lachnospiraceae bacterium GAM79 genome containing:
- a CDS encoding peptidase, whose amino-acid sequence is MMRDNRIMRTDRPGGNIRLFLCKMKKKKKEVENMKSKYRFRRILSGVMAAVTILSTVISPLTVYASEEPKAAEPPAYESVKDQLDENEVVKATDLELEVGQDFDVSTDFTNLEIKDESKVKVTFQKAENDAGENFSTSHADIYHAVYYVEPVNQNHPVYQIGRNLIVKEPVTAAQSELQTEQAVTEEDTGSDDEEAASQEETETVPVETEIVEPETAESETEEPEETEPEFQGGLSESEFDAALEEAETENTTDKESGLTLSDVLEQAGEQDIDLMAMEDGETVSFTAVNTSTRATQDVDVTRGTAYYYADYGLGSYVTYKYTVKFGNVSATAYCVQPSKAGPGDGVYKITKLGDSKALAKVCYYGTKASGENGFFSEKHPDFSAGKQFIIVHLAASYANNSSDAFSGTNATGQALAMELYNYCMSQPEIPEVDMSFSNADVTAYISGNSQRTEEITFKASELQTITMKLPSGVKLHNVTTGKTSSAGASVEICGGTKFYLSAPLTQAVDVKGEWSVTMKGSIIKDYSAYKITTGSETQDLALVFGEGVTDEKYVDFKVSWVKQATLEIVKKDRKSNKAIAGAVYGVYSDKDGKNLITKMPATDANGASSVTITKTQDTVYLKEISVPNGYLLDTKAYDVKLVIGDTVKQTVTDAEQMASLTVYKLGEVLTGAKVTDDGVSFVYTEQKQKSAVYNVYAAADIVSADGTVIYKKDALVKAGLTTGDDGSVTLDNLYLGKYVVKEMQAPQNLVCTGESQEITLSYAGSNVEKVMGSVTFKNDRQKASVSVYKQDKETRKYLPGGTYGLYAGNDIKAADGTVVVKKDTLIEKVVTGTDGKAVYQADLPIANSYYMKEVSAPAGYTRNSEDVYSFTFQYTTDKEATVSFSHTFQNERVNAKIKLVKEDSETGKTAQGDATLEGAVYGLYAREDIVHPDGQTGVLYPAGTQIATLTTDTEGNAEIADLYLGKYYVKELTPPVGYLADPEEHDLECNDEGDLVQTVERTATSLEDVIKQPFQVIKAANNGKTDADLLKGVGFSAYLESSLKKNKDGSYDFASATPVVLTADGQTEMFTDERGYACSIPLAYGTYIVRETTTPHNFKPVDDFKVVISENNPDQPQVWRVLLDEEFEAKLKIVKKDDETKKSVLVPNTEFKVYDLDNKKYVEQVTTYPSTMVHKSYFTDENGYLILPQNLACGNYRIEEVTAPDGYTHSANTVEIKVDSDTAYQEDPVSGDLIIEVEFENHPAKGRLTIHKEGEVVKGFDKDFIHEEASLAGAVFEVYAAEDIYTADHQKDENGNRYLEYAKDTLVATVTTDETGSAVVENLPLGKYRVEEKKTPEGYTWNAKGEEVTFTYAGQDTPVVDEEVTFTNERQKVSITVEKQDAETGSTVAGATFGLYNKNEIKSGDKIIVKADTLLQEITSDEKGQAHFTLDLPLGTYYVKEISAPDGFVSSDEILEFDATYQGQDIPTIKLKSVKKNQPTTIEVTKSDLTTGVELNGASLSVLDKDGNVIDSWTSVKDEPHVIKYLTVGKTYTLRESLAPLGYLKTTDVEFTVQDTAKVQKVEMKDDVPKALLIVNKKGEFLDKITLLDNVKGVVEHLFEYITGSLSDVTFEIYTAEDIKAADGVSPDYYAKDELVATVTTDANGVAEVSDLPVGKYYVKEVGTAYGYVLDEKPRYVDLSYRDQDTPVVVYDEDWQNNRQKVKVNVLKKEKDTDRVLKGGIFGLYTRNDILSASGKVLMEADTLIELKTTDADGKISFIADLPIDGTYYVKELYAPDGFVTTGEEQEFVFEYQGDKEAEASYEFVFEDEPTTVELSKTDLTTGEELPGARLQLTDENGAVVEEWTSTKEPHIIKELVVGKSYTLTENKPADGYATAESITFTVENTAEIQKQVMEDDVTKVKISKTDITGDNEIEGAKLTITDENGNIVETWTSGKEPHYIEKLPIGKYTLKEEQAPNGYVVAEEITFEVADTAEIQKVAMKDDTAKGRLIIEKTDKDAGAALKDAEFELRDADGKVVETLTTDENGHATSGLLAIGTYKDGKFDKAATYYLVETKAPEGYQLDETKHEVTFTYVDDKTPVIEVIQKVTNEKLPEDTPFVSNPKTGDDTNLWIPALCLILSAGGLIGMGVASRRKKKKGGR